attatggatcggagagattATGTGAATAATTTGCATGTGGGAAATCTTGTCCCACATTGCCAATTAAGAGATGGGAAGACAGACTTATGAGGGGTTGCCTCATGGCTCCCTTATTTGTGCAATGGCTGGACTGAGTGATCTGATGAAAAGCCTAAATGTTTTGGTCGAGAAAAATTTAAGAGGTGGCTGACAGAGTCAAATTTTGTCTCGTGAGTTGATGAAGTCGATGGGCCTCACCAGAGTTCAGACTCATGAGCCAAAACTTGACTCTGGTCTGACACCTCTTAAAATTCTCTCCGCCAACTTCATCAAATCAGCCATTGTACAAATATAGAGATTTATGGATTGTTAGAAGTAATATAGGGCCTAACATTAATGTAATTCAGAATATATGCAACAAACTAGATGATAATGTCACGTCTACCAGCAATTATACATAATAAAAGCCAGTATTGCATGCATCGACAATAAACATGAAACTAGTTGTTACACAGTCCAAACAACGATCTGATCACACATGACTTAAAAGAGTGTGTGTTTGTTACTAATTTGGTAAAAATCTGCTTTGAGGGATTTGGGGTTTGAGATATGCCAAATGACAGTATAACTGTAGTTATTTGATAAATTGGAACTTGATTGGGAAGAGATTGAGCATCTCGATATTAAGAGATGTTGAATTCTATCTATAACATTATGCTTGTTCCATTTCTGCCTTATCTACCTTCTCGTGGTGTAGGATCATATATATTGAGTTTGGTAATCTGCTGCAGTCATGGGTAAGGTTGAAGGACAGGGTGAATCCTGGCATGGACATGTTACGGCTGTGTCTGTTGCCTCAGAATTTCGGAGGCAAAAGTTAGCTAAGACGCTTATGAACTTGCTGGAGGAAATCAGCGATAAGATGTAAGTATCCTAGTTTTCTTGTCACTGAATCTCCACTATTACatcattgtttttttataaTCTGTACTGCTCTGTTTTATGTTGAGCTGATGGCATTCATGAATTGTTAATGTGCAATTTTGTTCTCCAGCTGTCCTTTTTCCTATGAACTCCTTAGCAATATTTGATCCCCACCACTGAGAGCCTTTGTAACCCTCCACATTTTTATCCGGGAAATAACAATATTGGTTGAAGGTCATTACCTGATTACAGCATTCGCTAACTAGATCAAGGAACCTATACATGTGTAACCAGCTTGGTTCAAGTTCAAAAGGTATTTTTGTGTCTTGTGATGCTGATGGGTGGCCAAGCGGGCGGTAGCAATTATAAAGAGAGTATGATCAGAAACATCTCTTTGTAAAGCTTGTAAATTTTGTAACGGGGTAGTGGTATTCCCATTCTTTTTTTGCTAGCTCTCCTGCACAACTTTCCGTTAGTTTTATTCTTGCATATTTCATCCTAGTTGGCACCCTGCTTTTTTAAATCATAGAGTTGGATGGTTGAATTAAACATATCGCTCCTTTTGATACCGAGCTGCGGTTTACTTTTCAGTCTGCTAGTGTGCAATTTAATGTCAACTTTTTTGCCTCCGTGACTGGCATTACCATGTTGTACCTTATATCAGACATTATTTTGCTGCCGTTACTCCATGTCACACTAAAATGCAACTCTCCTATTCAGGGATAAGGCCTACTTTGTGGACCTCTTTGTAAGAGCATCTAACATGCCGGCGATAAGGATGTATGAAAAGGTAGATCTACAAACTTAATGATCACTGGCTTACTTCTGATGTACATGTGACTGAATAACTGAATAATGAATAACCAGTTCTTCAAACTAGCTTTTCTTCTGCTTTCCCTGAAAAGAAATCATTTAATGTTTTGCCAATGAAGCCAAGAAACCTTATATGAAGCTTGCAGCATAGGGTTTATATTTTAGTGCAAGATGGAACTATTGAGTGAACGTATCTAATAATTATGCTCTTTGTTCCATAGCTTGGCTATGTGGTTTATCGTAGGGTACTTCGTTACTACTcaggggaagaagatggcctTGGTAAGTGCTTGGAGTGCAGCATACTTTTGTCATGCCACTCAGATACTTTGTTCTGATGCTGGTGCTcacttatttatttatttttcttagatATGAGAAAGGCATTATCACAAGATGTTGACAAGAAGTCCATTATACCTCTCAAGAGACCAATTACACCCGATGAACTTGAATATGACTGATGCTGAATTTCTAATTACTGCACTGTTGTGCTTTCTGTTAATCTCGACGCTTTTATGGCAGTTTCACAAGTTTATTGTCTCCAGTTTATTTTAACGAGTGATtgttatgttttctttttgcacaTCCATGTTAAGGTTCGACATAGTTTTCAAGGTGAATGCTGATGTTTCAGTATGGAATGTGGATCCAAGTGGTGCATCCTGAAATGGATTGCCAAATTTCCTTTTTACCTGACTATTTTTTCCCGGCGGTGTTCATTTGTGGTATTGAAGTTATATGTTTTGGCGTAACCTAATTCTGATCTGGTAGTGTGGTTGAGTAATAGCTTGCAGTATTGCTTGTTGGTTGAAGGCTCAACTCTGCATAAAGCCGTAGTATGCTATTATCTTGGTCACATGAAAGCCTGAAGAGAGAAGATCCTGACGCTGATGCTAGACGGTCGAAAACTGTGAACACAATCGTATTGAGAAGGCTGAGCTCTCAGAACTTTTGCAGTCTTCACATGGTGACGTGAAGTAAACTTGGTGTTCCCcaaaattttttttgtagttaTTGCACCTAGTTCTGTGTGTGTCCAAGTCCATTAGGCGCGCGCACACTCGCAAAGTCTACAATTATCCGGCCTCCCGATGAGAAGGGCAACCCCTAACGGCtagtttggcacccatcatttggtcATAGAATTGcagaattcattttgaatttcaaaaaacaaCTTGTCTAGTTGGCAAGGAATTAGccacaggaattcaatctcaaatttcatggaatcacactataactagTCTCAATTCATCTCTAAAAGTCATCATTTCTTCAGAATTGTTTCTCACTCTTCAATTTCATGTggcagacaaacatgatttttcaacccggaattcaaattcaaccaaatgaaatcctattaaaaattggatttcatttcattttgatcaaatgaaatgaattctcggttgccaaacgagctgtaaggtgttttggtgttagtgtattttttagtcgTAGTGTTTTGATATTTGTGAGTTTTGGCTctcaaaaacccaaaacactatgagaagtgttttaatttggtaaaaaaaatggagttCTTTTTGGAGGAAACTAGGGATAATCCGATCTAATCCCTTCATACTAAATAATCATTTTGGGTTTTTAGTATTTCTCATATTGGAGTGGATAATACTCTAGAAGACACCACAAAAACACTagtgccaaacaaggcctaagTGATGCAAAATGGGACCAAGGAATCAATGAGGAATCATGGATACACTTTACCAATCAAATTAATTAGTTAATGAATCAGGTAAAGGATGAAAAAATGATATTtactccttttcacaaagtttggagtatttggttttgttaagacaagATTTTGACTAATAATAATTTAATTTTATATAGTTTATGTGATAGAAAACACAATTATCAACAAGAACTTTTGAAGCTGAATCTGTTGATTTAAATTCCATGTCTTAAAGAATACATAGGTGTTATTATAGGTGTTTCTCCTGCACCTTTGTGTCGATTTTTTAGTTGTGTTCTATCGTAAGTGCTAGAGTTTGTTTTTGGCATCTCTCATGAACTCTTAAGTTGCTTGAGAAATAGTTAGGACTAGTATCCATTCCATTAGTAGTCACAGGAATTGAAAGAACTTCTTATTCAGTTGGTTAAGAAGAGGGAATTTGTTTCGGATAGAAGGGGAAAATGGAGTAGATTTTCATCAAGACAACATCTCTGGAGATATATATGCGACCTGTTGGAAGGTGTAAACAACGATAGCCACGATGAATGTCACTGCAGCCAATGAAAACACATCGTTTATATCTATATTGAAGCTTGTGATTATTGTATGGATGCAAATGATGCCAACATGCACACCCAAAAGCTTTAAGGAACGCATAATCTGGTTTAATATGACGAAGCAGTTCAAGAGGTCTGGACTGATTTATAACTCGGCTGGGTAAGCCATTTATGAGAAAGGTGGCAGTTTCAAAAGTTGTATCGCAAATTTGAGATGATTGTGCAAGAAGTGAGAGTCCTACTTTGACAATGTGTCAATGCTTACGCTCGGCGGATACGCACGGCGGAGTCATTTACCGGTGGGTCCGAGGACATGATAATCGACGAGTTATCCTGATCTTTTGAAAGAACTGATGCAACTTTTGGTActcagagcatctccagcctctccccccccccacaTATGGCGTCTGGCCGCCGGCGCAAAGTGAAATTTGGGGGCCTGCCGCTTCCAAGCCGGACCCCTGATACTAAAAAACTAAACTCGCAAAATTTCATCAAATTAGGCAAATATATCAAATTAGCGACATTTCATAAAGTTTGGCGACATTTCATTAAATTTGAGATAATTTACATAATAAAAAAACTAGTCGTCTAGGTGGTCCATCCACGCGTCGCCCCCGCTgtcttcgtcgtcgccgtcgtcgcccgAGCTGTCGAAGTTGAAGCCGAAGTCATCGTCGGAGTCGATGACGATGACTCCCGGCTCCTGCTTCACCGGCACtcgtgccggcgccggcgcctccttCGCCTCCTCTTTGGCCGCCTAAGCCGCCAGCCATGCCTGGACCTCGGCCTCGGACGCGTAGCCGAGGAGCCGGCGCCGCTCCTACGCctgccgctccgcctcctcgctgCTAGCGCGCTAGGCGGCGCGCTGACCCAGGAACTTCTCCGAGTCGGAGTCGTCGCGGTGGTCGATGGCGGCGCTCTCATATTCTGGAGGAGGCGCCCATTCCTCCGGCTCCGACTTCAACAGCCGTGCTCCAGCCGATGAGGAACCCGGCTCATCTCTATCCGGGCGCGAGAGGACGAGCCGGACGCCACCGCTACCTGGGCCGGTGGAGGGAGCGCGGCGCCTCCATCGAGCCGCCGCTGATTGCCGGCAGCGATGTGGGCGAGGACACCGTCGATGGTGCGCCCGCGCCAGAAGGCGCGCTGGCCTTCGGTGCGGAACAACATCTTGGACGGCACGGCGGTGCTCGTCGGCGAAGTGACCGGCCCAGGCGGTGCCGGTCTCCCGATCCCACTCTGCCGACGACTGCTGCGCCGGCGTCAGGGTGACCCAGCAGGGCTGTCGTCCCACTCCGCGATGATAGGTAGCCCGCCGCCCGGATCACTTCGGCCTTGTCCCAGCGGAGCCAGCGGCGCTCATCCCAATGGGCCATGGCGTCGagggcgagggagagagaggagagaaggcgagggaggagacgaCCGAGGTGAATGAAtggcgaggtcgacggcgcGGCCTTTTATAGGCTGCCGGGGGTGTGAACGCGGCGGGAAACAGCGTTGGGAATGCGCGGGGGCGCGCCGCGTGGATGCCAACGGGACCGGGCAGCGGTTCGGCGACTACCATAACTCGCCTGTGAAGCCGAGGCGAAGCCAGTGGCGATTAATGCCGAAGCCGTTGAGGGCAGTAAATGGCGCCGACAAGGCGGGCCCACGCCATAAAATgcgacgccggcgcccccgctcGCCTCCCCTTGGGCTGGGTTCGGTctggggg
This is a stretch of genomic DNA from Brachypodium distachyon strain Bd21 chromosome 1, Brachypodium_distachyon_v3.0, whole genome shotgun sequence. It encodes these proteins:
- the LOC100827633 gene encoding N-terminal acetyltransferase B complex catalytic subunit NAA20, with translation MTTIRRFCCDDLLRFASVNLDHLTETFNMSFYMTYMARWPDYFHAAVNPGDRVMGYIMGKVEGQGESWHGHVTAVSVASEFRRQKLAKTLMNLLEEISDKMDKAYFVDLFVRASNMPAIRMYEKLGYVVYRRVLRYYSGEEDGLDMRKALSQDVDKKSIIPLKRPITPDELEYD